A genomic window from Brassica oleracea var. oleracea cultivar TO1000 chromosome C8, BOL, whole genome shotgun sequence includes:
- the LOC106308890 gene encoding glutathione S-transferase T3-like, which translates to MNTTTGFVNLMYSQSSVDLESPEPAWFGSQGPDEFVFHPGVESSFQPGVQSAVQPTVESANKERRKWSPNEDKILIGAWLNTSKDPIVSCDQKAERFWKRIVDYYNASPQLVGTVPRELGPAKQRWARINEQVCKFVGCYEAALRGQRSGQNEDDVMKAALDSFFNIYEHKFSLEHAWRELRHDQKWCTTYMVKDGGKEKRKQVVDVDTEDDVAEPESRPVGVKAAKAAGKRKKSGKEEEMSQLQSIMEMKEKLSKQKILERLLAKKDPLSEMEESLKLKLMTEML; encoded by the coding sequence ATGAATACCACAACTGGCTTTGTTAATCTAATGTATAGTCAATCTTCAGTTGATCTTGAGTCACCCGAACCAGCTTGGTTCGGGTCCCAAGGTCCTGATGAGTTTGTTTTCCACCCTGGTGTCGAGTCTTCTTTCCAACCTGGTGTCCAGTCTGCTGTGCAGCCTACTGTCGAGTCTGCTAACAAAGAGAGGAGGAAATGGTCTCCTAATGAGGATAAAATCCTCATTGGTGCTTGGCTTAACACCAGCAAAGACCCCATTGTCAGCTGTGACCAGAAAGCTGAACGTTTCTGGAAGAGAATTGTTGACTACTACAACGCAAGCCCTCAACTGGTTGGGACAGTACCTAGAGAGCTTGGTCCAGCGAAGCAGCGGTGGGCTAGGATTAACGAGCAGGTCTGTAAGTTCGTTGGATGCTATGAGGCGGCGTTGAGGGGGCAGAGAAGTGGTCAGAATGAAGACGATGTGATGAAAGCTGCCCTCGACTCATTCTTCAACATTTACGAGCACAAGTTCAGCCTCGAACATGCGTGGAGGGAGCTGAGGCATGACCAGAAATGGTGCACCACCTATATGGTTAAAGATGGTGGGAAGGAGAAGCGCAAACAAGTGGTGGACGTTGATACAGAAGATGATGTTGCCGAACCTGAAAGCAGACCAGTTGGTGTGAAAGCTGCTAAAGCAGCTGGTAAGAGGAAGAAGAGTGGCAAGGAAGAAGAGATGTCACAGCTTCAGTCCATCATGGAAATGAAAGAAAAGCTCTCTAAACAAAAGATTCTAGAACGTTTACTTGCCAAAAAAGATCCTCTCTCCGAGATGGAAGAATCTCTTAAACTGAAACTCATGACTGAGATGTTATGA